In Synechocystis sp. PCC 6714, the following are encoded in one genomic region:
- the murC gene encoding UDP-N-acetylmuramate--L-alanine ligase, with protein MRSVAVGAVDFSGRPFHFLGIGGIGMSALAYVLAKRHLPVSGSDLRRSHITDRLESVGAKIFQEQVPENLEYFQSLQVSPAVAVSTGSPGLGLTLEQIAESASNGVNSNGHYQTHCLPQVVCSTAINEGNLEYQGAIARNCPIYHRSDILAALIGESRGIGVAGTHGKTTTSSLIGYVLKEAGLDPTIVVGGEVDAWQGNAYLGSGEYLVAEVDESDGSLTKHYPEIGIVTNIELDHPDHYATLADVVEIFRSFESHCQTLIGCLDCGVVRQHLSPTITYSLENRPGADYQARQIYRQAHGNEVEVWERGVCLGTMTVTLPGDHNISNALAAVAVGRLLGLDFPVIAKAIANFNGAKRRFECKGYCNGITFIDDYAHHPSELLATLAAARQKVAHGKYQRVVAIFQPHRYSRTHTFLAEFATAFKDADLVVLTDIYSAGEQNPHNIKGEDLAKAVGQHHGHVVYQPQLTELQEFLPKILQSGDLALFLGAGNLNQQIGPVLAACA; from the coding sequence GTGAGGAGCGTTGCTGTGGGTGCTGTGGATTTTAGTGGTCGTCCTTTCCATTTCCTGGGAATTGGGGGCATTGGTATGTCGGCTTTAGCCTACGTCCTCGCAAAACGCCATTTACCTGTGTCGGGTTCCGATCTGCGCCGCAGCCACATTACCGATCGCCTGGAGTCGGTGGGGGCAAAAATTTTCCAAGAGCAGGTGCCAGAAAATCTAGAGTATTTCCAGTCCCTCCAAGTCAGTCCGGCGGTAGCTGTGTCCACGGGGTCCCCTGGTCTGGGATTAACCCTCGAGCAAATTGCAGAGTCCGCCAGCAATGGAGTGAATAGCAACGGCCATTACCAAACCCATTGTTTACCCCAGGTAGTCTGCTCCACGGCCATCAATGAAGGTAATTTGGAATACCAAGGGGCGATCGCCAGGAATTGTCCTATCTATCATCGCTCCGACATTTTGGCAGCTTTGATTGGTGAGTCCCGGGGCATTGGGGTGGCGGGTACCCATGGCAAAACCACCACTAGCAGTTTAATTGGCTACGTTTTAAAAGAGGCTGGTTTGGACCCCACCATTGTGGTAGGAGGGGAGGTGGATGCTTGGCAAGGCAATGCCTATCTTGGTTCGGGGGAATACTTGGTGGCGGAAGTGGACGAGTCCGACGGCTCTTTGACTAAGCATTATCCTGAAATTGGCATTGTCACCAACATCGAGTTGGACCATCCTGACCATTACGCTACTCTGGCGGACGTAGTGGAAATTTTCCGCAGTTTTGAGTCCCATTGCCAAACGCTCATTGGTTGCCTGGACTGCGGGGTGGTGCGGCAACATCTTTCCCCTACCATCACCTACAGTTTGGAAAATCGCCCCGGGGCGGACTACCAAGCCCGACAAATTTATCGCCAGGCCCATGGCAATGAGGTAGAAGTATGGGAGCGGGGAGTTTGTTTGGGCACCATGACTGTTACTTTGCCCGGTGACCATAACATTAGTAATGCCTTGGCCGCCGTGGCGGTGGGTCGTTTGCTGGGTTTGGATTTCCCCGTTATTGCCAAGGCGATCGCCAACTTTAATGGAGCCAAACGCCGCTTTGAGTGCAAGGGCTACTGTAACGGCATTACCTTCATTGATGACTATGCTCATCACCCCAGTGAACTACTGGCAACCCTGGCCGCCGCTCGCCAAAAGGTAGCCCATGGCAAATATCAGCGGGTGGTGGCTATTTTTCAACCCCATCGCTACAGCCGCACCCACACCTTTTTGGCGGAATTTGCCACTGCCTTTAAAGATGCAGACCTAGTGGTTTTAACGGACATTTATAGTGCGGGTGAGCAAAATCCCCACAATATTAAAGGAGAAGATTTAGCTAAAGCGGTGGGCCAACACCATGGCCATGTGGTTTACCAGCCCCAATTAACGGAATTGCAAGAATTTTTACCGAAGATTTTACAAAGCGGTGACTTGGCCCTGTTTTTGGGAGCCGGCAACCTCAATCAACAAATTGGCCCTGTGCTGGCGGCCTGTGCCTAG
- the murB gene encoding UDP-N-acetylmuramate dehydrogenase — MIISSATRPTSMETPAIALAGTATIIQPQTSLAEFTTYRVGGKAEWYAAPRCPEDLTAVLAWFQGQDLPLTFLGAGSNLLISDQGLPGLVLSTRYLRQSKFEEEQGLITVAAGEPIAKVGWQCAKRGWQGLEWAVGIPGTVGGAVVMNAGAHNQCTAETLVKATVMAPNGSLEVLTNEQLGFTYRTSNLQKHLGDRLVVDATFQLTPGFTREEIMARTTRNLHQRKSTQPYDKPNCGSVFRNPTPLYSARLIEELGLKGHRIGGAEVSQRHANFIVNIDNAKAQDVFNLIFHVQGEVEKHCGIRLEPEVKMLGDFNS; from the coding sequence ATGATTATTTCCTCCGCTACCCGTCCCACCTCCATGGAAACTCCGGCGATCGCCCTGGCGGGGACAGCGACCATTATTCAACCCCAAACCTCCTTGGCGGAATTCACTACCTATCGGGTGGGAGGTAAGGCGGAATGGTATGCGGCACCCCGTTGCCCGGAGGACTTAACCGCTGTATTGGCCTGGTTTCAGGGTCAGGATTTACCGTTAACTTTTTTAGGGGCCGGGTCAAACCTATTAATTAGTGACCAAGGCTTGCCCGGCTTAGTGCTGAGCACCCGTTATCTGCGGCAAAGCAAATTTGAAGAGGAGCAGGGGTTAATTACCGTGGCCGCGGGGGAACCGATCGCCAAAGTAGGTTGGCAGTGCGCAAAACGGGGTTGGCAAGGATTGGAATGGGCTGTGGGAATTCCCGGTACGGTGGGGGGAGCTGTGGTTATGAATGCTGGAGCCCATAATCAATGTACCGCCGAAACCTTGGTGAAAGCCACGGTAATGGCCCCCAATGGTAGTTTAGAAGTTTTAACCAACGAACAATTAGGTTTCACTTACCGCACATCGAATCTGCAAAAACATCTCGGCGATCGTCTTGTGGTGGACGCCACTTTCCAATTAACGCCGGGATTCACCAGGGAAGAAATCATGGCCCGCACCACCCGCAATTTACATCAACGCAAAAGTACCCAACCCTACGATAAACCCAACTGTGGCAGTGTGTTCCGGAATCCCACTCCCCTCTACTCGGCCCGTTTAATCGAAGAGTTAGGGCTGAAAGGTCACCGCATTGGTGGGGCAGAGGTATCCCAACGTCATGCCAACTTCATCGTCAATATTGATAACGCTAAAGCCCAAGATGTGTTTAATTTAATCTTCCATGTGCAGGGGGAAGTGGAAAAACACTGTGGCATCCGATTAGAGCCGGAAGTGAAAATGTTGGGGGATTTCAATAGTTAA
- a CDS encoding glucose 1-dehydrogenase, with product MADKVAIVTGASSGIGRATAIAFGKAGASVVVVARRVDKGEETVRLITEAGGKAVFVQADVTKASDIEAMVQKTVETYDRLDYAFNNAGSGSSRKIVDLSEADWDFEINANLKSVWLSMKYEIPVMQKSGGGAIVNTSSQGALLGVANYGAYGAAKAGVIALSRTAAAEYSSDRIRINTVSPGAVKTDLWAGAPPEMLDQVAAGIPLQRIGVPEDIAEAVVWLCSDGAAFVTGQNLVIDGGFTAVQR from the coding sequence ATGGCTGATAAAGTCGCAATTGTGACGGGGGCAAGTTCTGGTATTGGTCGTGCAACTGCGATCGCCTTCGGCAAGGCTGGGGCAAGCGTAGTAGTAGTGGCTCGCCGCGTAGACAAGGGAGAAGAAACCGTTAGACTCATCACAGAAGCAGGTGGCAAAGCCGTATTTGTTCAGGCAGATGTTACAAAAGCCTCTGACATTGAAGCAATGGTTCAAAAGACAGTTGAAACCTACGATCGGCTTGACTATGCATTTAATAATGCTGGTTCTGGAAGCTCTAGGAAAATTGTTGACTTATCGGAAGCAGATTGGGATTTTGAAATTAATGCCAATCTTAAATCCGTTTGGTTGTCAATGAAGTATGAAATTCCTGTGATGCAGAAATCAGGGGGAGGGGCAATCGTAAATACGTCTTCTCAAGGCGCCCTCCTTGGCGTTGCAAATTATGGAGCTTATGGAGCAGCTAAAGCGGGAGTAATTGCCCTTTCTCGTACAGCAGCGGCCGAGTACTCTTCTGATCGAATTCGGATCAACACCGTTAGTCCTGGCGCTGTAAAAACTGATTTGTGGGCAGGAGCACCTCCTGAAATGCTCGATCAAGTTGCGGCGGGGATTCCGTTACAACGCATTGGTGTACCAGAAGATATTGCTGAGGCCGTGGTTTGGCTTTGTTCCGATGGGGCGGCGTTTGTGACTGGGCAGAATTTAGTTATTGATGGTGGATTTACTGCTGTTCAAAGGTAG
- a CDS encoding TMEM175 family potassium channel protein has product MMTPLDEKETGRIEAFSDGVFAIAITLLVLEIKIPTHSTVEASSLASALLSLYPSYLAFLTSFVTILVMWVNHHRIFSLVRRSDHAFLYWNGLLLMFVTFVPFPTALLAEYLLHPEAKIAAGVYAGTFLVIAIVFAGLWKHASRFGRLLGQGAKQEDIEGITKQYRFGTPLYSIAFVLSFVSVWLSVGLCAVLAIFFAFRGFSFKRLNEDPY; this is encoded by the coding sequence ATGATGACACCGCTAGATGAAAAAGAAACCGGACGAATTGAGGCCTTTAGCGATGGAGTCTTTGCAATCGCGATCACGCTACTGGTTTTGGAAATAAAAATTCCGACCCATAGCACTGTAGAAGCCTCTAGTTTAGCTTCAGCTTTGCTATCTCTCTATCCAAGTTATCTGGCATTTTTGACAAGCTTCGTCACAATTCTTGTCATGTGGGTAAATCACCATCGAATTTTTAGTTTAGTTCGACGGAGTGACCACGCCTTTCTCTATTGGAATGGCCTATTGCTAATGTTTGTTACCTTTGTGCCATTTCCTACGGCATTGCTGGCGGAGTATCTACTGCACCCAGAGGCGAAAATTGCTGCCGGTGTTTATGCAGGAACATTCTTAGTAATTGCCATTGTATTTGCCGGACTTTGGAAGCATGCTTCGAGGTTTGGACGGCTACTAGGCCAGGGAGCAAAACAAGAAGATATTGAGGGGATAACAAAACAATACCGTTTTGGAACACCGTTATATTCAATTGCCTTTGTACTATCATTCGTATCTGTGTGGCTAAGTGTAGGTCTGTGCGCTGTACTAGCTATATTTTTTGCGTTTCGAGGATTTTCGTTCAAACGCTTAAATGAAGACCCATATTAG
- the psbB gene encoding photosystem II chlorophyll-binding protein CP47, which yields MGLPWYRVHTVVLNDPGRLISVHLMHTALVAGWAGSMALYELAIFDSSDAVLNPMWRQGMFVLPFMARLGVTSSWNGWSVTGETGLDPGFWSFEGVAAAHIVLSGLLFLAAVWHWVFWDLELFVDPRTGESALDLPKMFGIHLFLSGLLCFGFGAFHLTGVWGPGMWVSDPYGLTGHVQPVAPEWGPAGFNPFNPGGVVAHHIAAGIVGIIAGLFHLTVRPPERLYKALRMGNIETVLSSSIAAVFFAAFVVAGTMWYGNATTPIELFGPTRYQWDKGYFQEEIQRRVDSQLAEGASLSEAWSTIPEKLAFYDYVGNSPAKGGLFRTGAMNSGDGIAQEWIGHPVFKDKDGRVLEVRRMPNFFETFPVIMTDEDGVVRADIPFRRSESKFSVEQTGVTVSFYGGSLDGQTFTNPSDVKKFARKAQLGESFNFDTETFNSDGVFRTSPRGWFTFGHAVFALLFFFGHIWHGSRTLFRDVFAGVDPGLEEQVEFGVFAKVGDLSTRKEA from the coding sequence ATGGGACTACCTTGGTATCGCGTTCATACAGTTGTCCTGAATGATCCAGGGCGACTCATCTCTGTCCATTTAATGCACACCGCCCTTGTGGCCGGCTGGGCTGGGTCCATGGCTCTCTATGAGTTGGCCATTTTTGACTCCAGCGATGCTGTGCTCAACCCCATGTGGCGGCAAGGCATGTTCGTTCTGCCCTTCATGGCCCGCCTCGGTGTCACCAGTTCCTGGAATGGCTGGAGCGTCACCGGAGAAACTGGTTTGGATCCCGGTTTCTGGTCCTTCGAAGGAGTAGCCGCCGCCCACATCGTCCTCTCTGGTCTGCTGTTCCTGGCCGCCGTATGGCACTGGGTTTTCTGGGACTTGGAATTATTCGTCGACCCCCGTACCGGTGAATCCGCTTTGGATTTGCCCAAAATGTTTGGTATTCACCTTTTCCTCTCCGGTTTGCTTTGCTTTGGCTTTGGTGCCTTCCACCTAACCGGAGTTTGGGGCCCTGGCATGTGGGTTTCCGACCCCTATGGTCTGACAGGCCATGTACAACCAGTGGCACCGGAATGGGGACCGGCAGGTTTTAACCCCTTCAACCCCGGTGGTGTAGTGGCTCACCACATTGCCGCTGGTATTGTTGGTATTATTGCTGGTCTTTTCCACCTCACGGTACGCCCCCCCGAACGCTTGTATAAAGCTCTCCGCATGGGGAACATTGAAACCGTATTGTCCAGTAGTATTGCCGCGGTATTTTTCGCTGCTTTCGTTGTGGCCGGTACCATGTGGTACGGTAACGCCACCACTCCCATTGAACTTTTTGGTCCTACCCGTTACCAGTGGGATAAAGGTTATTTCCAAGAAGAAATCCAACGGCGAGTTGATAGCCAGTTAGCAGAAGGGGCTTCTTTGTCTGAAGCATGGTCTACCATCCCTGAAAAGTTGGCGTTCTACGATTACGTTGGTAACAGCCCCGCTAAAGGTGGTTTGTTCCGTACTGGTGCCATGAACAGTGGTGATGGCATTGCCCAGGAATGGATTGGTCATCCCGTCTTTAAAGATAAAGATGGTCGGGTGTTGGAAGTGCGTCGTATGCCCAACTTCTTTGAAACCTTCCCTGTGATCATGACCGATGAAGATGGCGTTGTTCGGGCGGACATTCCCTTCCGTCGCTCTGAGTCTAAATTCAGTGTGGAACAAACCGGTGTTACGGTCAGCTTCTACGGTGGTTCCCTGGACGGCCAAACCTTCACCAATCCCAGTGATGTGAAGAAATTTGCCCGGAAAGCCCAATTGGGTGAGTCCTTCAACTTCGACACTGAAACCTTCAACTCGGATGGTGTATTCCGCACCAGTCCCCGGGGTTGGTTTACCTTTGGCCATGCTGTGTTTGCATTGCTGTTCTTCTTTGGCCACATCTGGCATGGTTCCCGGACTCTGTTCCGTGACGTATTTGCTGGGGTTGATCCTGGTTTGGAAGAGCAGGTGGAATTTGGTGTGTTTGCTAAGGTTGGTGACCTTTCTACCCGAAAAGAAGCTTAG
- the rpmG gene encoding 50S ribosomal protein L33 translates to MAKKGKGARLVITLECTECRSNPDKRSNGVNRYTTMKNRRNTTARLELKKFCPHCNGHTVHKEIK, encoded by the coding sequence ATGGCTAAAAAAGGTAAGGGGGCACGCCTCGTCATCACCCTAGAATGCACCGAGTGCCGCAGTAACCCCGACAAACGTTCTAATGGCGTTAACCGCTATACCACGATGAAAAATCGTCGTAACACCACCGCCCGGTTAGAACTGAAAAAATTCTGTCCCCATTGCAACGGACACACCGTCCACAAGGAAATTAAATAA
- a CDS encoding type I glyceraldehyde-3-phosphate dehydrogenase: protein MTRVAINGFGRIGRNFLRCWLGRTDSQLEVVGINDTSDPRTNAHLLRYDSMLGKLDADISADDNSITVNGKTIKCVSDRNPLNLPWAEWNVDLVIEATGVFVTNEGATKHVQAGAKKVLITAPGKGPNIGTYVVGVNAHEYKHEEYQVISNASCTTNCLAPIAKVINDNFGIIKGTMTTTHSYTGDQRILDASHRDLRRARAAAVNIVPTSTGAAKAVALVIPELQGKLNGIALRVPTPNVSVVDLVVQVEKNTIAEQVNGVLKEAAATSLKGILDYTDLELVSSDFRGTDCSSTVDGSLTMVMGGDMVKVIAWYDNEWGYSQRVVDLAEIVAKNWK from the coding sequence GTGACTAGAGTAGCAATTAACGGATTTGGACGGATCGGACGCAATTTTCTCCGTTGCTGGTTGGGGCGCACCGATAGCCAGTTGGAAGTAGTCGGCATCAACGACACCTCTGATCCTAGAACCAATGCTCACCTTTTGCGCTACGACTCCATGCTGGGCAAGTTGGACGCGGACATCAGCGCCGACGATAACTCCATTACCGTCAATGGCAAAACCATCAAGTGTGTTTCTGACCGTAATCCCCTCAATTTGCCCTGGGCGGAGTGGAACGTAGACCTAGTCATCGAAGCTACCGGCGTTTTTGTTACCAACGAAGGAGCCACCAAACATGTCCAAGCTGGGGCCAAGAAAGTTTTAATCACCGCCCCTGGTAAAGGCCCCAACATTGGCACCTATGTAGTAGGGGTCAACGCCCATGAATACAAACACGAAGAATATCAAGTAATTAGCAACGCTAGCTGTACTACCAACTGCCTTGCCCCGATCGCCAAGGTAATCAACGATAATTTTGGCATCATCAAAGGGACCATGACCACCACCCACAGCTACACCGGGGACCAACGGATTCTCGATGCTAGCCACCGGGATCTACGCCGGGCCCGGGCCGCCGCTGTCAATATCGTGCCCACCTCCACCGGTGCAGCCAAAGCGGTCGCCCTCGTTATCCCCGAACTCCAAGGCAAATTGAACGGTATTGCCCTGCGGGTTCCCACCCCCAACGTTTCCGTGGTGGACTTGGTGGTGCAAGTGGAGAAAAACACCATTGCCGAACAGGTTAACGGGGTGCTCAAGGAAGCCGCGGCCACTAGCCTCAAGGGAATTTTGGACTACACTGATTTGGAATTGGTTTCCAGCGACTTCCGGGGTACAGACTGTTCCTCCACTGTGGATGGTAGTCTGACCATGGTAATGGGAGGTGACATGGTGAAAGTCATTGCTTGGTACGACAACGAATGGGGCTATTCCCAACGGGTGGTAGACTTGGCTGAAATTGTGGCTAAAAATTGGAAGTAA
- the bchE gene encoding magnesium-protoporphyrin IX monomethyl ester anaerobic oxidative cyclase: MRILILNPPHPAIGSRIPKEQLPPLGLLSIGGPLLDAGHDVTLLDAEFGPLKDHEILERVYAHCPQLLLIGHSGSTSAHPIVCRLTLLLRKRLPSLIIVYGGVFPTYHFHDILTKESQIDFIIRGEGEATVPKLIAALENQNDLGRVEGIAFRRGEQIIETPPAPMIQDLDAYRVGWELVDLKKYSYYGGKQAVVIQFSRGCPHLCNYCGQRGFWARWRHRDPKKFAQEIAWLHRTHGVQLFNLADENPTVNKTIWREFCEAIIAENISITIIGSTRADDIVRDADILHLYHKAGVERFLLGMENTDEATLKHIRKGSKTSTDREAIRLLRQHNILSLATWVTDFEEVRDGDFIRALKQLLYYDPDQIMSLYVTPHRWTGFYRIASERRVIQLDQTKWDYKHQVLATPHMPPWRIFLWVKLIEILLQTRPKALWRSFFQPNGASRHGMYWFTLMGRRVLVHELVNFLFGDRRVKNGPTLQEFWGIPQEHQEVPLSTTHK; encoded by the coding sequence ATGCGGATTCTCATTTTAAACCCACCCCACCCGGCCATTGGTAGCCGAATCCCAAAGGAACAACTGCCACCTCTGGGGCTTTTAAGTATTGGTGGCCCATTGTTGGATGCTGGTCATGATGTTACTCTCCTCGATGCTGAATTTGGTCCGCTTAAGGATCATGAAATCTTAGAACGAGTTTATGCTCATTGCCCGCAATTACTTTTAATTGGGCATTCTGGGTCAACTTCCGCCCACCCCATCGTTTGCCGCCTAACGTTGCTTTTACGTAAACGATTGCCAAGCTTGATAATTGTTTATGGTGGCGTTTTTCCAACTTATCATTTTCATGACATCCTAACCAAAGAATCCCAAATTGATTTTATTATTCGGGGCGAAGGTGAAGCTACTGTGCCAAAACTGATAGCCGCCCTTGAGAACCAGAATGATTTAGGTAGAGTAGAAGGTATCGCCTTCCGTCGCGGCGAACAGATCATTGAAACGCCTCCTGCTCCCATGATTCAAGACCTTGATGCCTATCGTGTCGGCTGGGAACTCGTAGATTTGAAAAAATATAGTTATTATGGCGGCAAACAGGCCGTAGTTATCCAATTTTCCCGAGGTTGCCCCCATTTGTGTAACTATTGCGGACAAAGGGGATTTTGGGCCCGTTGGCGACATCGTGATCCTAAAAAATTTGCCCAAGAAATTGCTTGGCTCCATCGAACTCATGGTGTGCAATTATTCAATTTGGCTGATGAAAATCCAACGGTAAATAAAACTATTTGGCGAGAATTTTGCGAAGCAATCATTGCTGAAAATATATCCATAACGATTATCGGTTCAACCCGAGCAGATGATATTGTACGGGATGCTGATATTTTGCACCTTTATCATAAAGCCGGAGTCGAGCGATTTTTGTTGGGTATGGAAAATACCGATGAAGCTACCCTCAAGCATATACGAAAAGGAAGTAAAACAAGTACTGATCGTGAAGCAATTCGATTACTAAGACAGCATAATATTCTCTCTCTTGCTACTTGGGTAACCGATTTTGAAGAGGTTAGAGACGGTGATTTTATTCGGGCTTTAAAACAGTTACTGTATTACGATCCCGATCAAATTATGTCATTGTACGTTACGCCCCATCGTTGGACTGGTTTCTATCGCATTGCATCGGAAAGGCGTGTTATCCAGCTTGATCAAACCAAATGGGACTATAAGCACCAAGTTTTAGCAACTCCGCATATGCCTCCATGGCGAATTTTCCTGTGGGTAAAGTTGATTGAAATTTTGCTACAAACTCGACCCAAAGCGTTATGGCGGTCATTTTTTCAACCAAATGGGGCTTCGCGACATGGAATGTATTGGTTTACCTTGATGGGTCGTCGTGTTTTAGTACATGAGCTGGTTAATTTTCTCTTTGGCGATCGCCGAGTGAAAAATGGGCCCACACTACAGGAATTTTGGGGGATACCACAAGAACATCAAGAAGTTCCCTTAAGTACTACTCATAAATAG
- a CDS encoding M1 family metallopeptidase, translated as MSFLTFDTESNQRKSFELPGAKPHYNPDRPGQVNHIFLDLKINLEERHLQGVCRLTLTPVRPGIEQLVLDAVDLKIAWVLIKGVSQSFNQDGEKLTINLLQPLGTAPVTLEIQYQLKNPRRGIYFIQPDRHYPDKPVQVWTQGEDEDSRYWFPCFDYPGQLATSEIRVQVAKPYRVISNGSLIEQKDLGSEQIFHWSQTEIHPTYLMTLAIGDFAEITDHYGDIPVRYYVEKGREADGQRSMDKTPRMIEFFNQAFGYPYPYPNYDQVCVADFIFGGMENTSTTLLMDRCLLDERAALDNRNTESLVAHELAHQWFGDLVVIKHWSHAWLKEGMASYAEVLWTDHEYGQDEAAYYLLGEARNYLAEDSSRYRRPIVTHIYREAIELYDRHLYEKGACVYHMIRAVLGDELFFKAVHTFVNDHAHGTVETIDLLRAIEKATGFNLLWLFDQYVFRGGHPEFKVSYSWDNDNKLAKLTVTQTQAKADSDHKDLFNLKIPVAFNFLDGEKITNQIIPLQLKEREQVFYFPLTRKPDFISFDQGNNFLKTMELAYPLTELKAQCIHDPDPISRIQAAIAIGKQGGLEAVEFLGERLQKEPFWGVRVEITEQLAGINLEQAGVALITGLDKNDHPKVRRAIIAALAKIKTEASYQAIKNCLAQGEASYYAEAAAATSLGGFGSGLLKEKELEIIEQLTTVLQTRAGWNEVVRCGAIAGLSQLTTSPKAVDNILTYTANGVPQPLRLASIRALGAVSVGQSPEKLTEILEQLKAIAREEFFLTQVSVTSALGQMETPKAIGILQNLANQTPDGRVRRMAEEAVKKVQGKIGSDEKIKDLQTGLEKLQQENQDLQSRLAKLETVIKISADAIN; from the coding sequence ATGTCGTTTTTAACCTTTGATACCGAGTCCAACCAACGGAAAAGTTTTGAATTGCCCGGTGCTAAGCCCCACTACAACCCCGATCGCCCGGGGCAGGTCAATCATATTTTTTTGGACTTGAAAATCAATCTTGAAGAACGGCATCTTCAGGGGGTCTGTCGTCTTACCCTCACCCCCGTGCGCCCTGGCATTGAACAATTGGTGTTGGATGCGGTGGATTTGAAAATTGCCTGGGTCTTAATTAAAGGGGTAAGTCAGAGTTTTAATCAGGACGGGGAAAAGTTAACCATTAACCTATTGCAACCCCTGGGCACAGCACCGGTAACCCTAGAAATTCAATACCAATTGAAAAATCCCCGCCGGGGCATCTATTTTATCCAGCCCGATCGCCATTATCCCGATAAGCCAGTGCAAGTCTGGACCCAGGGGGAGGATGAGGATTCCCGTTACTGGTTCCCCTGTTTTGACTATCCGGGGCAATTGGCCACATCGGAAATTCGGGTACAGGTGGCAAAACCCTACCGAGTCATCTCCAACGGCAGTTTAATTGAGCAAAAAGATCTGGGCTCGGAACAAATTTTCCATTGGTCCCAAACCGAAATTCACCCTACCTATTTGATGACCTTGGCGATCGGGGATTTTGCCGAAATAACAGATCATTATGGCGATATTCCGGTGCGCTACTACGTCGAAAAAGGTCGGGAAGCGGATGGGCAGAGGAGCATGGACAAAACTCCTCGTATGATCGAGTTTTTTAATCAGGCTTTCGGCTACCCCTATCCCTATCCCAACTATGACCAAGTCTGTGTAGCAGACTTTATTTTCGGAGGCATGGAAAACACTTCCACCACCTTGTTAATGGATCGGTGTTTACTTGATGAACGGGCGGCATTAGATAACCGCAATACGGAAAGTTTAGTGGCCCATGAATTGGCCCACCAATGGTTTGGGGATTTAGTTGTTATTAAACATTGGTCCCATGCTTGGCTCAAGGAAGGTATGGCTTCCTATGCTGAAGTTTTGTGGACAGACCACGAATATGGCCAGGATGAAGCGGCGTATTACCTGTTGGGAGAAGCCCGTAACTACTTGGCAGAGGATAGTTCCCGTTACCGCCGTCCCATTGTTACCCATATTTACCGGGAAGCCATCGAACTTTACGATCGCCATTTGTACGAAAAAGGAGCCTGTGTTTACCACATGATCCGGGCCGTATTGGGGGATGAGCTATTTTTTAAAGCTGTCCACACCTTTGTTAACGACCATGCCCACGGCACGGTGGAAACCATTGATTTACTACGGGCTATTGAAAAGGCCACTGGGTTCAATTTACTTTGGCTCTTTGATCAGTATGTTTTCCGGGGTGGCCATCCCGAATTTAAGGTTAGTTACAGTTGGGATAATGACAATAAATTAGCCAAGTTAACTGTGACCCAAACCCAAGCAAAAGCCGATAGTGACCACAAAGATTTATTTAACTTAAAAATCCCCGTAGCCTTTAATTTTTTAGACGGAGAAAAGATTACCAATCAAATCATTCCTTTGCAACTTAAAGAACGGGAGCAGGTTTTTTATTTTCCTTTAACTCGCAAGCCAGATTTTATTAGCTTTGACCAGGGTAATAATTTTCTCAAAACCATGGAATTAGCCTATCCTTTAACGGAGTTAAAAGCGCAATGCATCCATGATCCCGATCCCATCTCCCGCATTCAAGCGGCGATCGCCATTGGCAAACAAGGCGGTTTGGAAGCGGTGGAATTTCTAGGCGAAAGATTACAAAAAGAGCCTTTCTGGGGCGTGCGGGTAGAAATTACCGAACAATTAGCCGGAATTAACCTAGAACAAGCGGGGGTGGCATTAATCACGGGTTTAGACAAAAATGACCATCCCAAGGTGCGGCGGGCAATTATTGCCGCGTTAGCTAAAATTAAAACTGAAGCGAGTTACCAAGCAATTAAAAATTGCCTTGCCCAGGGAGAAGCGAGTTACTACGCTGAAGCAGCGGCGGCCACTAGCCTCGGTGGGTTTGGCTCCGGTCTGCTCAAGGAAAAAGAACTGGAAATTATTGAACAATTAACCACCGTTTTGCAAACCCGCGCCGGTTGGAATGAAGTGGTCCGTTGTGGGGCGATCGCCGGTCTGAGTCAATTGACCACTTCCCCCAAAGCAGTGGATAACATTTTGACCTACACCGCCAATGGTGTGCCCCAACCTCTGAGACTCGCTTCCATTCGAGCTTTAGGGGCCGTTTCCGTTGGTCAATCTCCGGAAAAGCTGACGGAAATTCTGGAGCAACTAAAGGCGATCGCCCGGGAAGAATTTTTCCTGACCCAAGTCTCAGTCACCTCCGCCCTCGGCCAGATGGAAACCCCCAAGGCGATCGGTATTTTGCAGAATTTGGCTAACCAAACCCCCGATGGTCGGGTACGGCGCATGGCGGAAGAAGCGGTGAAAAAGGTCCAAGGCAAAATTGGCAGTGACGAAAAAATCAAAGATCTACAAACGGGCTTGGAGAAATTACAACAGGAAAACCAAGATCTTCAAAGTCGCCTTGCCAAGCTAGAAACTGTTATCAAAATATCCGCCGATGCCATTAATTAA